In Stenotrophomonas sp. ESTM1D_MKCIP4_1, a single genomic region encodes these proteins:
- a CDS encoding response regulator transcription factor codes for MPTDASVPAARVLVIDDETQIRRFLDISLRAQGYQVRQAASGLEGLQLAASEDMDLVILDIGLPDMEGHEVLQQLRQWSQVPVIMLTVRAGEAEKVRALDSGANDYVTKPFGTQELMARVRALLRTRSVPSDGTPPVFDDGHLHVDLVRREVAIDGEPVALTRKEYALLSLLLRNAGRVVTQPQILQEIWGPTHQHDTHYLRILVGKLRHKLGDSALDSRYLFTEPGVGLRFKG; via the coding sequence ATGCCCACTGATGCCAGCGTGCCGGCCGCCCGCGTGCTGGTGATCGATGATGAGACCCAGATCCGCCGCTTCCTGGACATCAGCCTGCGGGCGCAGGGATACCAGGTGCGGCAGGCGGCCAGCGGCCTGGAAGGCCTGCAGCTGGCTGCCAGCGAGGACATGGACCTGGTGATTTTGGATATCGGCCTGCCGGACATGGAAGGCCACGAGGTGCTGCAGCAACTGCGGCAATGGAGCCAGGTGCCGGTGATCATGCTGACCGTGCGTGCCGGCGAAGCAGAGAAAGTGCGGGCGCTGGACAGCGGTGCCAACGACTACGTGACCAAGCCGTTCGGTACCCAGGAACTGATGGCGCGGGTGCGGGCGCTGCTGCGCACCCGCAGCGTGCCCAGCGACGGCACCCCGCCGGTGTTCGATGATGGCCACCTGCACGTGGACCTGGTGCGCCGCGAAGTGGCGATCGATGGCGAGCCGGTGGCACTGACCCGCAAGGAGTACGCGCTGCTGTCACTGCTGCTGCGCAATGCCGGCCGCGTGGTGACCCAGCCGCAGATCCTGCAGGAGATCTGGGGGCCGACGCACCAGCACGACACGCACTACCTGCGCATCCTGGTCGGCAAGCTGCGGCACAAGCTGGGCGATTCGGCGCTGGATTCGCGCTACCTGTTCACCGAACCGGGCGTGGGGCTGCGGTTCAAGGGGTAG
- a CDS encoding sensor histidine kinase KdpD produces the protein MTDARTRQADALVEGLQREAGGKLTVFLGAAPGVGKTYTMLTRAQEQLRRGVDLVAAVVETHGRADTQALLEGLPQLPLKEVAYHGHALHEMDLDAVLARHPALVLVDELAHRNAPGSRHERRWQDVMELLDAGIDVWTTVNIQHLESLNDVVMRITGVRVSETVPDGVLDRLHDIVLVDLPPRELIARLQQGKVYVPEQAAHALQAFFSPANLTALRELAMQEAADRVDSSLRETRAARGEGNLPLRRGVLVAIDGGGQSEYLVRVARRIAERRDAPWTVVTVQGRRQDEATRREIDAAFALARRLGGDAELLHGSSIADALLDHAAHNGVSTLVLGRTRERPLARMFNRTLTQQLIQRGAHYEITIISTPQARARARREGLLPPMRGISHEPLQALLATAMACAVAWLGERWVGMADLSMVFIVAVVLVAARTRASVAAMAAILCFLAYNFLFIAPRFTFAISARQGVITVFLFLAAALVAGRLASRLRMQVIALRAANRHARARQQLGRQLASAAGNGEVAQAGRQALEQAMDIPAWLRIGADTATGGRAQPGDTDLAAADWALRHGQPSGRFTDTLAGAQWWFLPLLDGEDRAVGVAGLHLPGAQARLLPEQRQLAEAMVDDIAQAALRTRLVAELEQAHVSNETERLRSALLSSVSHDLRSPLAAMIGSADSLASYGTAMDAADRRALLDTILVEGERLDRYIQNLLDMTRLGHEGLTINRDWIGVDELIGSAARRLQRYQPKVRLELDIPATLAPIWVHPALVEQAVFNVMENAAKFSPPDAAVQVQARELDGQLRIDVIDAGPGIPDDERARIFDMFYSVERGDRGRHGTGLGLTICQGMIGAHGGSVQALPGRDGRGTLIRITLPLLKPADHDESDAH, from the coding sequence ATGACTGATGCACGAACCCGCCAGGCCGATGCCCTGGTGGAAGGGCTGCAGCGCGAAGCCGGCGGCAAGCTGACCGTGTTCCTTGGTGCGGCACCGGGCGTGGGCAAGACCTACACCATGCTGACCCGCGCGCAGGAACAACTGCGCCGTGGCGTGGACCTGGTGGCGGCGGTGGTGGAAACCCATGGCCGCGCCGATACCCAGGCCCTGCTGGAAGGCCTGCCACAGCTTCCGCTGAAGGAGGTGGCCTACCACGGCCATGCCCTGCACGAGATGGACCTGGATGCGGTGCTGGCGCGCCACCCGGCGCTGGTGCTGGTGGATGAACTGGCCCATCGCAATGCCCCCGGCAGCCGCCACGAGCGGCGCTGGCAGGATGTAATGGAACTGCTGGACGCCGGCATCGACGTCTGGACGACGGTCAACATCCAGCACCTGGAAAGCCTCAACGATGTGGTGATGCGCATCACCGGTGTGCGGGTGAGCGAAACCGTGCCCGATGGCGTGCTCGACCGCCTGCATGACATCGTGCTGGTGGATCTGCCACCGCGCGAACTGATCGCGCGCCTGCAGCAGGGCAAGGTGTACGTGCCCGAGCAGGCCGCGCATGCACTGCAGGCGTTCTTCTCGCCGGCCAACCTGACCGCGCTGCGCGAACTGGCGATGCAGGAAGCGGCCGACCGGGTCGACAGCAGCCTGCGCGAGACCCGCGCCGCCCGCGGCGAAGGCAACCTGCCGCTGCGCCGCGGCGTGCTGGTCGCCATTGATGGCGGTGGCCAGAGCGAATACCTGGTGCGGGTGGCGCGACGCATCGCCGAACGTCGCGACGCGCCATGGACGGTGGTGACCGTGCAGGGCCGGCGCCAGGACGAGGCGACACGGCGCGAGATCGATGCGGCCTTCGCGCTGGCCCGGCGGCTGGGCGGCGATGCCGAGCTGCTGCATGGCTCGAGCATTGCCGATGCCCTGCTCGACCACGCCGCGCACAATGGCGTGTCGACCCTGGTGCTGGGCCGCACCCGCGAGCGGCCACTGGCCCGGATGTTCAACCGCACCTTGACCCAGCAGCTGATCCAGCGCGGCGCGCACTACGAGATCACCATCATCAGCACACCGCAGGCGCGGGCGCGCGCACGCCGCGAAGGCCTGCTGCCGCCGATGCGTGGCATCAGCCACGAGCCGCTGCAGGCACTGCTGGCCACCGCGATGGCGTGCGCGGTGGCGTGGCTGGGCGAGCGCTGGGTGGGCATGGCCGATCTGTCGATGGTGTTCATCGTGGCCGTGGTGCTGGTGGCCGCGCGCACGCGTGCCAGCGTAGCGGCGATGGCGGCGATCCTGTGCTTTCTGGCCTACAACTTCCTCTTCATCGCGCCACGCTTCACCTTTGCGATCAGCGCGCGGCAGGGCGTGATCACGGTCTTCCTGTTCCTGGCTGCCGCACTGGTGGCCGGGCGCCTGGCCTCGCGGCTGCGCATGCAGGTGATCGCCCTGCGCGCGGCCAACCGGCATGCGCGCGCACGCCAGCAGCTCGGCCGGCAACTGGCCAGCGCCGCCGGCAACGGTGAGGTGGCGCAGGCCGGCCGGCAGGCGCTGGAACAGGCCATGGACATCCCGGCCTGGCTGCGGATCGGCGCCGACACGGCGACCGGTGGCCGCGCCCAGCCTGGCGATACCGATCTGGCGGCCGCCGACTGGGCGCTGCGCCACGGCCAGCCCAGCGGTCGCTTCACCGACACCCTGGCCGGCGCGCAATGGTGGTTTCTGCCGCTGCTGGATGGCGAGGATCGCGCGGTGGGCGTAGCTGGCCTGCACCTGCCCGGTGCGCAGGCACGCCTGTTGCCCGAGCAGCGCCAGCTGGCCGAAGCCATGGTGGACGACATCGCCCAGGCCGCCCTGCGCACGCGCCTGGTGGCCGAGCTGGAGCAGGCACATGTGAGCAACGAGACCGAGCGGCTGCGCTCGGCCCTGCTGTCGTCGGTATCGCATGACCTGCGCTCGCCGCTGGCGGCGATGATCGGGTCGGCCGACAGCCTGGCCAGCTATGGCACGGCGATGGACGCGGCCGACCGCCGTGCGTTGCTGGACACCATCCTGGTGGAAGGCGAGCGCCTGGACCGCTACATCCAGAACCTGCTGGACATGACCCGTCTCGGCCACGAGGGGCTGACCATCAACCGCGACTGGATCGGCGTGGACGAGCTGATCGGTTCGGCCGCACGCCGCCTGCAGCGCTACCAGCCCAAGGTGCGGCTGGAACTGGATATCCCCGCCACGTTGGCGCCGATCTGGGTGCATCCGGCATTGGTGGAACAGGCCGTGTTCAATGTGATGGAGAACGCCGCCAAGTTCTCACCGCCCGATGCAGCGGTGCAGGTGCAGGCGCGCGAACTGGACGGCCAGCTGCGCATCGATGTGATCGACGCGGGCCCGGGCATTCCCGACGACGAGCGTGCGCGCATCTTCGACATGTTCTACAGCGTCGAGCGCGGTGATCGCGGCCGCCACGGCACCGGCCTGGGCCTGACCATCTGCCAGGGCATGATCGGCGCCCATGGTGGCAGTGTGCAGGCGCTGCCGGGGCGCGATGGCCGCGGTACCCTGATCCGCATCACCCTGCCCTTGCTGAAACCTGCCGACCACGATGAGTCCGATGCCCACTGA
- the kdpC gene encoding potassium-transporting ATPase subunit KdpC, with product MNRSVSSSSLPREHEAEARVARLQDDATWRPAIGLGLATLLLAGAVYAGIATGFAGLSFPGQAEGSLLRDDSGQVRGSAWLAQPFKGDGYFQARPSAANYDPMAAAGSNLARSNPALAERVAASTAAVAAREGVDPARVPADLVTQSGGGLDPQLSPAAAQLQVARVARARGLPVERMQALLQAHTEGRQWGVFGQPRVNVVTLNFALDHAAKAP from the coding sequence ATGAACCGTTCTGTCTCCTCTTCTTCCCTGCCCCGCGAACATGAGGCCGAGGCCCGCGTGGCGCGCCTGCAGGACGATGCCACCTGGCGCCCGGCCATCGGTCTGGGCCTGGCCACCCTCCTGCTGGCCGGTGCGGTCTACGCCGGCATCGCCACCGGATTCGCCGGTCTGAGCTTCCCCGGCCAGGCCGAAGGCAGCCTGCTGCGCGATGACAGTGGCCAGGTGCGCGGCTCGGCATGGCTGGCACAGCCGTTCAAGGGCGATGGCTACTTCCAGGCGCGGCCATCGGCGGCCAACTACGATCCGATGGCCGCGGCCGGTTCCAACCTGGCCCGCAGCAACCCGGCACTGGCCGAGCGGGTGGCGGCCAGCACCGCTGCGGTGGCAGCGCGCGAAGGTGTTGACCCGGCGCGGGTGCCGGCCGATCTGGTGACCCAGTCCGGCGGCGGTCTGGACCCGCAGCTGTCACCGGCCGCCGCGCAGCTGCAGGTGGCACGCGTGGCACGTGCGCGCGGCCTGCCGGTGGAGCGCATGCAGGCACTGCTGCAGGCGCATACCGAAGGCCGCCAGTGGGGCGTGTTTGGCCAGCCGCGGGTGAACGTGGTGACGCTGAACTTCGCGTTGGACCACGCGGCCAAGGCACCGTGA